Proteins from one methanogenic archaeon mixed culture ISO4-G1 genomic window:
- a CDS encoding N2,N2-dimethylguanosine tRNA methyltransferase, whose protein sequence is MPDGVVIHEGSTDILVPKEHSSGGPGKIQGGVFFNEQMAFNRDISVMLLRSVGRDLTVADAMTATGSRAVRIANEVKGTEVVANDYSANAIPYIEANIEMNHLENCRASNMNLHNLFTDQAFDYVDLDPFGSPVPYIQSAIRGCRKKGILAITATDTAPLAGAHAPKCRRRYQSEPVRGYMCHEGGLRILMCTLARELAKFDRGMKPLLSFYADHYLRTYVQIEEGAEKADRMLSQLGYMQYDMDSMERSVSYKYDEVHKYGPFWLGPLHDQEFLRNVDPTGMAMEKRCRKYLDLWTNELDSEVFVYDVSELSSHLKMSPPRMADLLEALNSHGKASMTHMSPTSFKTDLPLESVKELFIESSPDRE, encoded by the coding sequence ATGCCTGACGGCGTCGTGATCCACGAGGGGTCCACAGATATCCTAGTGCCGAAGGAACATTCCTCCGGCGGCCCCGGAAAGATCCAGGGCGGAGTTTTCTTTAACGAGCAGATGGCGTTCAACCGCGACATCAGCGTCATGTTATTGCGTTCAGTTGGCAGGGACCTCACCGTCGCCGATGCCATGACCGCGACCGGTTCCAGGGCCGTAAGGATAGCCAACGAGGTCAAGGGCACTGAGGTCGTCGCCAACGACTACAGCGCGAATGCGATCCCTTATATCGAAGCGAACATCGAGATGAATCATCTGGAGAACTGCAGGGCATCTAACATGAACCTGCACAACCTGTTCACGGACCAGGCCTTCGACTATGTGGACCTGGACCCCTTCGGATCCCCGGTCCCTTACATCCAGTCGGCCATCAGGGGCTGCAGGAAGAAGGGGATCCTTGCGATCACCGCCACGGATACCGCTCCCCTTGCCGGAGCGCATGCGCCCAAATGCAGGCGCAGATACCAGTCGGAGCCCGTGAGAGGATACATGTGCCACGAGGGCGGACTGAGGATCCTCATGTGCACCCTGGCCAGGGAACTGGCCAAGTTCGACAGGGGTATGAAGCCCCTGCTGTCATTCTACGCGGACCACTACCTCCGCACGTACGTTCAGATCGAGGAGGGCGCGGAGAAGGCCGACAGGATGCTCTCCCAGCTCGGTTACATGCAGTACGACATGGACTCTATGGAGCGTTCCGTTTCCTACAAGTACGATGAAGTCCACAAATACGGTCCGTTCTGGCTCGGACCGCTGCACGACCAGGAGTTCCTGAGGAACGTCGACCCCACCGGGATGGCCATGGAGAAGAGGTGCAGGAAGTATCTGGACCTGTGGACCAACGAACTCGATTCAGAGGTCTTCGTGTATGATGTGAGCGAGCTCTCATCGCATCTGAAGATGTCCCCGCCGAGGATGGCCGATCTCCTCGAGGCCCTCAACTCCCACGGGAAGGCATCCATGACCCATATGTCCCCCACATCCTTCAAGACGGACCTCCCGCTGGAATCCGTGAAGGAGCTATTCATCGAGTCCAGCCCCGACCGCGAGTGA
- a CDS encoding NTPase family protein, translating to MITDIKIGITGLPGSGKTSALLRVIEMLNEEELSIGGMIDEPIEDGRKKTGFTVRNVLTGEQQTFASVDIESKVVVGKIGVDLNKLEEVGVKAIKDAVEKCDIIVIDEVGKMEVESEAFVEAVKESLEADKPMIITLHKKSRNPLLQDIRRRDDVRILEVTPTNRNILPYKIVRLMHGENV from the coding sequence ATGATCACTGACATTAAGATAGGCATAACGGGTCTTCCTGGATCGGGAAAGACCTCAGCACTCCTCCGCGTGATCGAGATGCTCAACGAAGAAGAGCTCTCGATCGGAGGGATGATAGACGAACCTATAGAGGATGGCAGGAAGAAGACGGGCTTCACGGTAAGGAACGTCCTGACAGGCGAGCAACAGACATTCGCCAGCGTGGACATAGAGAGCAAGGTCGTCGTGGGTAAGATCGGAGTCGACCTCAATAAACTCGAAGAGGTCGGAGTCAAAGCGATCAAAGATGCTGTGGAAAAATGCGACATCATCGTCATTGACGAGGTCGGTAAGATGGAGGTGGAGAGCGAGGCGTTCGTGGAGGCCGTCAAGGAATCCCTTGAGGCGGACAAACCCATGATCATCACGCTCCACAAGAAATCCAGGAACCCCCTCCTGCAGGATATCAGGAGGAGGGACGACGTGAGGATCCTGGAGGTCACACCGACGAACAGGAACATACTCCCATACAAGATCGTACGTCTGATGCATGGGGAGAATGTTTGA